A stretch of the Takifugu flavidus isolate HTHZ2018 chromosome 1, ASM371156v2, whole genome shotgun sequence genome encodes the following:
- the he2 gene encoding high choriolytic enzyme 2 — MHSTLLLLGILCGLLTQAHALPVKNTTEVQEGKVRLKRKYSDEVLDRDDMTAMDQILLVNNKLKLPRGMSLKDGDIASSYLRSALICPGNACLWPKAIDGFVYVPYIISPIYDDMDRITIEGGMQDISSGTCIKFIPRTHEPNFLDIQPRYGCWSFLGQTGGSQILSLQTPGCMWSGVAAHELMHALGFVHEQSRSDRDNYVTIVWKNIMADQLHNFRKQVTNNLNSPYDYGSLMHYGRYAFSEDGGPTIIPKPDPYIPIGQRDGPSHLDLHKINTLYDCGATD, encoded by the exons ATGCATTCCACTCTCCTCCTTCTGGGCATTTTGTGTGGTTTGCTCACGCAGGCACACGCTCTACCTGTGAAG AATACTACAGAAGTACAAGAGGGAAAAGTGAGGTTGAAAAGGAAATACTCAG ATGAAGTTCTTGACCGAGATGACATGACGGCCATGGATCAAATCCTGCTTGTCAACAACA AGTTAAAGCTCCCCCGAGGAATGTCCCTGAAAGACGGAGATATCGCCAGCTCGTATTTGCGGAGCGCTCTGATCTGCCCCGGCAATGCCTGCCTCTGGCCTAAAGCCATTGATGGTTTTGTTTACGTGCCCTACATCATTTCTCCTATATATG ATGACATGGACAGAATCACCATAGAGGGTGGGATGCAGGACATTTCCTCTGGGACGTGTATTAAATTTATTCCTCGAACTCATGAGCCCAATTTCCTCGATATTCAGCCTCGATATGG CTGCTGGTCATTTCTGGGCCAGACCGGAGGAAGTCAGATCCTGTCCCTGCAGACCCCTGGGTGCATGTGGTCCGGAGTGGCTGCGCACGAGCTAATGCACGCCCTGGGCTTTGTGCACGAGCAGTCACGCTCTGACAGAGACAACTATGTCACGATTGTGTGGAAGAACATCAtggcag ATCAGTTACACAACTTCAGGAAGCAGGTGACAAACAATCTCAATAGTCCATATGACTATGGCTCTCTCATGCATTATGGAAG ATATGCTTTCTCTGAGGACGGTGGACCAACAATCATTCCCAAACCTGATCCCTACATTCCCATCGGCCAGAGAGATGGCCCAAGTCATCTAGATCTTCATAAAATAAATACACTCTATGACTGTG gTGCCACCGATTAA